Proteins encoded within one genomic window of Anopheles gambiae chromosome 3, idAnoGambNW_F1_1, whole genome shotgun sequence:
- the LOC133394118 gene encoding very long-chain specific acyl-CoA dehydrogenase, mitochondrial-like, giving the protein MRFILRFTFFSDLINPRLDKTGFARAPALHHRAVFYRKTVTEQYNSVLFRHNDINVALSRFPKMFRLNTIPQRFVRWNKVNNHAVRSVAVRAASSLSDPQRPNRSFLMNMFGGKLETAELFPYPEPLNAEQKEFAAALVDPVHKFFTEVNDAVRNDDTSNVDRRTIDALWDLGLLAVYVPPELGGLGLCNVQSVLMAEISGSYDLALSLLIGAHKSIGTKGILLYGSERQKQKYLPMLSSGRVFGAFALTEPGTGSDAASIKMKAVLSPCGTYYTLNGSKLWISGGGLADIFTTFAQVESVDAATGEKRNKMTAFIVERSFGGVSTGPPEDKMGLKCSVTNELFLDDVKVPVENVLGEIGNGFKIAVNILNSGRYGLGAMLSGTMKTCVEKAAAHVSDRVQFGRKLIEFENVQEKLAMMTIQQYVAQSLTYMVSGNMDKGSVDYHLEAAVSKVFCTEAAWNVCDEAIQLLGGNGFMKPSGLERFLRDIRVFRIFEGANDVLRMFIALTGMQKAGKDLRGLQDALKNPFSNMGVIFTEGTKRAGRSVGVGGTNLRPFVASELQNAAKQCAESIDVFSATVESLLRTHGKGIAERQFQLARVADCAIFIYSMATVLSRASRAVKLNLPSAEQELLMAQIWCKEASDRVQQNIHRIQSKSFKENYQRMATVASCISKQRGPTYTNPLEID; this is encoded by the exons ATGCGATTTATCCTGCGCTTTACCTTTTTTAGCGACTTGATAAATCCTCGATTGGATAAGACGGGTTTCGCACGAGCGCCGGCTCTGCATCATCGTGCAGTATTTTATCGCAAGACAGTCACAGAGCAGTACAACTCAGTGTTGTTCCGGCATAACGACATCAACGTTGCACTCTCGCGCTTTCCCAAAATGTTTCGTTTAAATACTATCCCGCAAAGGTTTGTTCGATGGAACAAGGTGAATAATCATGCTGTTAGAAGTGTAGCAGTGAGAGCTGCTTCATCGCTGTCGGACCCACAGCGCCCTAACCGATCGTTTCTGATGAACATGTTTGGCGGGAAACTCGAAACAGCAGAGCTGTTCCCCTATCCGGAACCACTTAACGCGGAGCAGAAAGAGTTTGCGGCAGCTCTAGTCGATCCTGTGCACAAGTTTTTCACG GAAGTGAACGATGCCGTCCGAAACGATGATACGAGCAACGTTGATCGTCGAACGATCGACGCGCTGTGGGATCTTGGACTTTTGGCCGTGTATGTACCGCCGGAGCTCGGTGGTTTGGGCCTGTGCAATGTGCAGTCCGTGCTGATGGCCGAAATAAGTGGTAGCTACGATCTGGCGCTCAGCTTACTCATCGGCGCCCACAAGAGCATCGGGACGAAGGGCATCCTGCTGTACGGCAGTGAGCGGCAGAAACAAAAGTATCTGCCCATGCTAAGCAGCGGGCGTGTGTTTGGTGCATTCGCGCTCACCGAACCGGGGACCGGGTCGGATGCGGCATCGATAAAAATGAAAGCAGTGTTAAGCCCGTGTGGCACCTACTACACCCTGAACGGTTCGAAGCTGTGGATATCGGGTGGTGGGTTGGCCGACATCTTTACCACCTTCGCGCAGGTGGAGTCGGTCGATGCAGCGACCGGTGAGAAGCGTAACAAAATGACAGCGTTTATTGTGGAGCGAAGTTTCGGTGGCGTTAGCACCGGGCCGCCCGAGGACAAGATGGGCTTGAAGTGTTCCGTCACGAATGAACTGTTTCTGGACGATGTTAAAGTGCCGGTGGAGAATGTTTTGGGTGAGATTGGCAATGGGTTTAAGATTGCGGTGAACATTCTGAACTCTGGCCGGTACGGGCTAGGAGCGATGCTGTCCGGGACGATGAAGACGTGCGTTGAGAAGGCAGCGGCTCATGTGAGTGACAGGGTGCAGTTCGGGCGGAAGttgattgagtttgaaaatgtGCAGGAAAAGCTGGCGATGATGACGATTCAGCAGTATGTGGCGCAGAGCCTAACGTACATGGTGTCTGGGAATATGGATAAGGGTTCGGTGGACTATCATCTGGAGGCGGCCGTGAGCAAAGTGTTCTGTACGGAGGCGGCTTGGAACGTGTGTGACGAAGCGATACAGCTGCTCGGTGGGAATGGGTTCATGAAGCCTAGTGGATTGGAGCGTTTTTTGAGAGATATAAGGGTGTTTCGAATTTTCGAAGGGGCGAACGATGTATTGAGGATGTTCATTGCCTTGACGGGTATGCAAAAGGCGGGGAAAGATCTTCGTGGGCTGCAGGATGCGCTAAAGAATCCATTTTCGAACATGGGAGTGATCTTCACTGAAGGTACAAAGCGAGCAGGACGCAGTGTTGGAGTTGGTGGAACGAATCTGCGACCTTTTGTTGCAAGCGAGCTCCAAAATGCAGCCAAACAGTGTGCTGAG AGTATTGATGTCTTTAGTGCCACAGTTGAATCTCTCCTTCGAACACATGGCAAAGGAATAGCGGAACGACAGTTCCAGCTCGCCCGTGTTGCGGATTGTGCTATCTTTATCTACTCGATGGCCACCGTACTGTCCAGGGCTAGCCGTGCGGTAAAGTTGAATCTTCCCTCCGCGGAGCAGGAACTGCTGATGGCACAGATCTGGTGCAAGGAGGCAAGTGATCGTGTCCAGCAAAACATTCACCGTATCCAATCGAAGTCTTTCAAGGAGAACTATCAACGGATGGCAACGGTAGCTAGCTGTATTTCCAAACAACGAGGACCGACGTACACGAACCCATTGGAAATAGACTAA
- the LOC133394119 gene encoding very long-chain specific acyl-CoA dehydrogenase, mitochondrial-like: MLQVGKNIVLTASVRRAVQLQCSGAVVRNVSSSGVVNASAAAQSSSDQPKPNRSFVMNLFSGKLQTAELFPYPEPLNEEQREYVQAFIDPTIKFYTEVNDAARNDATASVEKAVVDALWEQGFLGPFIPTEYGGLGLSNAQSVRLSEISGSYDLGMSIYAGAHQTIGTKGILMYGNKEQKEKYLPQLSTGRVFGAFALTEPGTGSDAASVKTKAVLSPCGKYYILNGSKLWCSGGGIANIFTTFAQTEVVDPKTGEKKNKMSAFIVERGFEGVSTGPPEDKMGIKCSVTTEVFFDDAKVPVENLLGEIGNGFKIAVNILNSGRFGLGAMLSGTMKTCVEKAAEHVSNRVQFKRKLVEFENVQEKLAMMATYHYVAQSLTYMVAGNMDKGSVDFHLEAAVSKVFCTEAAWYVCDEAIQLLGGNGFMKSSGLERFLRDMRIFRIFEGANDVLRMFIALTGIQKAGNDLRGLQKALKNPLGNMGVILAEGTKRAGRSVGVGGTDLRSFVASELQNAAKQCAESMDMFSKTIESLLVKHGKGIVERQFQLARVADSAIDIYTMAAVLSRATRASQRGLPSASHELLMAQIWCQEASSRVQRNINRIHSGSFKEHYQRLAQVARNVSERRGLPHTNPLEID; this comes from the exons ATGTTGCAAGTGGGCAAGAACATTGTACTGACCGCCTCAGTTCGTCGCGCGGTGCAGTTGCAGTGCAGTGGAGCAGTGGTTAGAAATGTGTCCTCTAGCGGTGTAGTGAACGCGAGTGCCGCTGCACAGTCCAGCAGCGatcaaccgaaaccgaaccgatCGTTCGTGATGAATCTGTTTAGTGGGAAGTTGCAGACGGCGGAACTGTTCCCCTATCCGGAGCCGTTGAACGAGGAGCAGCGTGAATATGTGCAGGCTTTCATCGATCCGACAATTAAGTTTTATACG GAAGTTAACGATGCAGCTAGAAACGATGCGACGGCCTCGGTGGAGAAAGCGGTCGTGGATGCGCTGTGGGAGCAGGGCTTTCTTGGCCCGTTCATTCCAACCGAGTACGGTGGACTGGGACTCTCCAATGCCCAATCCGTCCGGTTGTCGGAGATCTCCGGCAGTTACGATCTCGGTATGTCGATCTACGCCGGAGCGCATCAGACGATCGGTACCAAGGGCATCCTGATGTACGGCAACAAGGAGCAGAAGGAGAAGTATCTTCCCCAGCTAAGCACGGGCCGTGTATTTGGTGCGTTCGCACTCACCGAACCGGGAACTGGCTCGGATGCGGCATCGGTTAAAACGAAAGCCGTCCTAAGCCCGTGCGGAAAGTATTACATCCTGAACGGTTCGAAGCTGTGGTGTTCGGGCGGTGGCATTGCGAACATCTTTACCACGTTCGCGCAAACCGAGGTGGTTGACCCGAAGACGggcgagaagaaaaacaaaatgagtgCGTTTATTGTGGAGCGTGGCTTTGAGGGTGTCAGTACGGGTCCGCCCGAGGACAAGATGGGCATCAAGTGTTCCGTCACGACGGAAGTGTTTTTCGACGATGCAAAAGTGCCGGTGGAGAATCTGTTGGGTGAGATTGGGAATGGGTTTAAGATTGCGGTGAACATTCTCAATTCGGGCCGGTTTGGGTTGGGCGCGATGTTGTCCGGGACGATGAAGACGTGCGTTGAGAAGGCGGCCGAGCATGTGAGCAATCGGGTACAGTTCAAGCGGAAGTTGGTTGAGTTTGAAAATGTGCAGGAAAAGCTGGCAATGATGGCGACGTATCACTATGTGGCGCAGAGCCTAACATATATGGTGGCGGGCAATATGGATAAGGGTTCGGTGGACTTTCATCTGGAGGCGGCCGTGAGCAAAGTGTTCTGTACGGAGGCGGCgtggtatgtgtgtgatgAGGCGATACAGCTGCTCGGAGGGAATGGGTTCATGAAGTCCAGTGGGTTGGAGCGGTTTCTGCGGGATATGAGAATATTCCGAATTTTTGAAGGCGCAAACGATGTGCTGCGGATGTTCATTGCTCTGACGGGCATACAGAAGGCAGGAAATGATCTCCGAGGGCTGCAGAAGGCACTGAAAAATCCACTCGGAAATATGGGAGTGATTCTGGCGGAAGGTACGAAACGAGCAGGACGCAGTGTTGGAGTTGGTGGAACGGATTTGCGTTCTTTTGTTGCAAGCGAACTTCAAAATGCTGCCAAGCAGTGCGCTGAG TCAATGGACATGTTCAGCAAGACCATCGAATCTCTGCTCGTGAAGCACGGCAAAGGCATCGTCGAGCGACAGTTCCAGCTCGCCCGGGTGGCGGACAGTGCCATCGACATCTACACCATGGCGGCCGTACTTTCCCGGGCGACCCGTGCCTCCCAGCGGGGACTTCCCTCCGCCAGCCATGAACTCCTGATGGCCCAGATCTGGTGCCAGGAGGCGAGTAGCCGCGTGCAGCGCAACATTAACCGCATCCACTCGGGCAGCTTCAAGGAGCACTATCAGCGGCTGGCGCAGGTCGCACGGAACGTGTCGGAACGGCGCGGCCTACCGCACACTAATCCGCTGGAGATAGattaa
- the LOC1275629 gene encoding leucine-rich PPR motif-containing protein, mitochondrial, whose translation MASILRSSKFVRYFAGFARNLVFSTARETESSFVQQSQCLCGNFTSGFATAATKSKNGLDRSLKRLDEDVRRSGRISRRDLEEVLEEIRINRSATSAQSLLVIRCCGNLVPEELPEVRTALVQEIWKTLKNLNVAMDVSHYNALLRVYLDNEHPFSPTEFLADLQSKGIEPNRVTYQRLISRYCQQGDIEGATRILEFMREKQLPVNEYVFNALIMGHSQADDLESATGILAVMAQAGLQPSADTYTTLLCGYARKGDIDYICKTIDSCEQKEIFLLDKDILEIIYSLATNGHPEKVDRLVEKIRRQAGYNQDAVNVILRLINRGYEEVGLKVLRTMPRASKNDGELANTGSFLVRQLVRAKRPAEKVVEICKELQDGGMNDRAYLIALEAALKGGEVELSFALLEELVKQNQPIRQHFFWPLMCANDPKWTKEERTERVLNVLRSMAEKFKLYPSGETVREYAVPNLPVSNSEIVIQLLRSAGISLAVASSSCAYVALERNNLKEAANIAARYRAFYSPGIYRKPLAQALLQSRDVDSYVRFARAMHDGLVRNRSGEEESEPVAEGESNGNSTEAVQAETMGNLIYDAVGAFKTDRVEMVRKILTGFVNQGLSISNGLAEKIQERMGSEMTADISSMLSKLAAGDLEPIELERRPAQGQQRQKTPIASLSVPQLERLVADLEARKENANAVKSQLIRSVIRSNDIDKTREVLQKLEGENYIVSPGVYGMMIDMLATNGKLEEAFEQLKTVKAKQPDFQLDRVKVVRLAHSLLEAERFDEALAFLQTNAPTAATAVEAGKEQEEPQREVDFVYNSACWRLLNTLADRGNVQQVNQMFDHLMDKGYITPQNIFLGSLIKVHLVRDDLPAAMNTFADICQKHRTTPWKTELTCRLIQAEDATNLQRLTDLSTEVHGEVNSLYDLVFAFVDCGRIRQARKILETPGLRTRYQRIQTACERYQQEGKTASLEGLMEATKDLSHIDRSEIYHKLLQSYIAEKDAEKSLGLWTRMQEESVSPSDAFLTELGEFLKSNGYEVPFAMPAQAVKPAKESQPKQAKGAKQGVAAAAAPPKPSAKQEPKRPQSSGPMRELKLAIKANNPDRILAAYEALDGTSAQKPNLTEQSAVIEALVNRDRLTEASKLVLDLLEQKLFPIPRTFKYFLNKLAISGDVATFDRIGALISDDLKRQISFDNRLCHANVSNGNADQYLRQLEEAVGRVKDKEEAIAAAKHFPIGGASGILANHPELHERYEQLAESYAKWGLLAPVNALWIHYFIDGATEKENGIWTRHLSDSSRIMFQKIIQQAREAKDEVLCRRLIERLRDSKVSEKGKGLIYSCMLDILVAKERPEEALATLDEGLKVTCLENLNRTALKRLQESLAAKGKPFPHTIPAKSGKAAARDPSSTSSSDSDSESSSDEEATKAAAKSASKPTTSSSSSSSSSKNLS comes from the exons ATGGCCTCGATACTGCGGTCGAGCAAATTTGTGCGATATTTCGCCGGTTTTGCGCGAAATCTAGTGTTCAGCACTGCCCGCGAAACGGAAAGCAGCTTCGTCCAGCAATCGCAATGTTTGTGTGGTAATTTCACCAG tGGTTTTGCAACTGCTGCCACCAAGAGCAAGAATGGACTGGATCGGTCGCTGAAGCGGCTAGACGAAGACGTGCGCCGTTCGGGCCGCATCTCCCGGCGGGACCTGGAGGAGGTGCTGGAGGAGATCCGCATCAATCGTTCGGCCACAAGCGCACAATCCCTGCTGGTGATTCGGTGCTGCG GCAATCTGGTGCCGGAAGAGTTGCCCGAAGTGCGTACCGCGCTGGTGCAGGAAATATGGAAAACGCTCAAGAACCTGAACGTGGCCATGGATGTGTCGCACTACAATGCGCTGCTGCGCGTGTACCTCGACAACGAGCATCCGTTCTCGCCGACCGAGTTCCTGGCCGACCTGCAGTCGAAGGGCATCGAGCCGAACCGGGTCACGTACCAGCGGCTGATCTCGCGCTACTGCCAGCAGGGTGACATTGAGGGTGCAACCCGGATCTTGGAGTTTATGCGCGAGAAGCAGCTGCCGGTGAATGAGTACGTCTTTAACGCGCTCATCATGGGTCACTCGCAGGCAGA TGATCTGGAATCGGCAACCGGAATCTTGGCGGTGATGGCACAGGCAGGCCTGCAACCTTCCGCCGACACGTACACAACGCTACTGTGCGGTTACGCCCGCAAGGGCGATATTGATTACATCtgcaaaacgatcgacagcTGCGAGCAGAAGGAAATCTTCCTGCTCGACAAGGACATCCTGGAAATCATCTACTCGCTCGCCACCAACGGCCACCCGGAGAAGGTGGACCGGTTGGTGGAGAAAATTCGTCGCCAGGCAGGCTACAACCAGGACGCGGTGAACGTAATCCTGCGGCTAATCAACCGTGGCTACGAGGAGGTAGGCCTGAAGGTGCTCCGTACGATGCCCCGTGCATCGAAGAACGACGGTGAGCTGGCCAACACCGGCAGCTTCCTCGTGCGGCAGCTGGTGCGCGCCAAACGGCCGGCGGAGAAGGTGGTCGAGATTTGCAAGGAGTTGCAGGACGGTGGTATGAACGATCGGGCCTACCTGATCGCCCTCGAGGCGGCACTGAAGGGCGGCGAGGTTGAGCTAAGCTTTGCCCTGCTGGAGGAGCTGGTGAAGCAGAATCAACCGATCCGGCAGCACTTTTTCTGGCCGCTGATGTGCGCAAACGACCCCAAGTGGACGAAGGAGGAGCGCACCGAGCGTGTGCTGAACGTGCTGCGCTCAATGGCGGAAAAGTTCAAGCTCTACCCGAGCGGCGAGACGGTGCGCGAGTATGCCGTGCCGAATCTGCCGGTCAGCAACAGCGAGATCGTGATACAGCTGCTGCGCAGCGCTGGCATATCGCTGGCCGTCGCTAGCTCGAGCTGTGCGTACGTCGCGCTCGAGCGGAACAATCTCAAAGAGGCGGCCAACATTGCCGCCCGCTACCGGGCGTTCTATTCGCCCGGCATCTACCGCAAACCGCTAGCGCAAGCGCTGCTGCAGTCGCGCGACGTCGACTCGTACGTGCGGTTCGCGCGTGCCATGCACGATGGGCTGGTGCGTAACCGGTCCGGGGAGGAGGAAAGCGAGCCGGTTGCGGAGGGGGAAAGCAACGGAAACAGCACGGAAGCGGTGCAGGCCGAAACGATGGGCAACTTGATCTACGACGCGGTGGGTGCGTTCAAAACCGATCGGGTCGAGATGGTGCGCAAGATACTGACCGGGTTCGTCAATCAGGGGCTTTCGATTAGCAACGGATTGGCGGAAAAGATCCAGGAGCGGATGGGCAGCGAAATGACGGCCGACATCTCGAGCATGCTGTCGAAGCTGGCGGCGGGCGATTTGGAACCGATCGAGCTGGAACGGAGGCCGGCCCAGGGTCAGCAGCGGCAAAAGACACCGATCGCCAGTCTGTCCGTGCCGCAGCTCGAGCGGCTGGTCGCGGATCTGGAGGCGCGCAAGGAAAACGCCAATGCGGTCAAATCGCAACTGATCCGGTCGGTGATCCGGTCGAACGATATCGACAAGACGAGGGAGGTGCTGCAGAAGCTGGAGGGCGAAAACTACATCGTCAGTCCGGGCGTTTACGGCATGATGATCGACATGCTGGCCACGAACGGCAAGCTGGAGGAAGCGTTCGAGCAGCTGAAAACCGTCAAAGCCAAGCAGCCCGACTTCCAGCTGGATCGCGTCAAGGTGGTACGGTTGGCGCACAGTCTGCTGGAGGCGGAGCGGTTCGACGAGGCGCTTGCGTTCCTGCAGACGAACGCACCGACCGCCGCGACCGCGGTGGAGGCGGgcaaggagcaggaggagccGCAGCGTGAGGTCGACTTTGTGTACAACAGTGCGTGCTGGCGGCTGCTCAACACGCTCGCGGATCGCGGCAACGTGCAGCAGGTGAACCAAATGTTTGACCATCTGATGGACAAGGGCTACATTACGCCGCAGAACATTTTCCTCGGCTCGCTCATCAAGGTGCATCTGGTGCGGGATGATCTGCCGGCGGCGATGAACACGTTTGCCGACATCTGCCAGAAGCACCGCacgacgccgtggaagacggaGCTGACCTGCCGGTTGATACAGGCGGAAGATGCCACCAACCTGCAGCGGCTGACCGATCTCAGCACGGAGGTGCACGGCGAGGTGAACAGTCTGTACGATCTCGTCTTTGCGTTCGTCGACTGTGGGCGCATCCGGCAGGCGCGCAAGATACTGGAAACGCCCGGCCTGCGCACGCGCTACCAGCGCATCCAGACGGCGTGCGAGCGCTACCAGCAGGAGGGCAAAACGGCCAGCCTGGAGGGGCTGATGGAGGCGACCAAGGATTTGAGCCACATCGACCGGAGCGAGATCTACCACAAGCTGCTGCAGAGCTACATCGCCGAGAAGGATGCGGAAAAGTCGCTCGGGCTGTGGACGCGCATGCAGGAGGAAAGCGTCTCCCCGTCCGACGCGTTCCTGACGGAGCTGGGCGAGTTTTTGAAGAGCAATGGGTACGAGGTTCCGTTCGCAATGCCTGCGCAGGCAGTGAAACCGGCGAAGGAAAGCCAACCCAAGCAGGCGAAGGGCGCTAAACAGGGAGTGGCTGCTGCCGCAGCGCCACCGAAACCATCGGCCAAACAGGAACCGAAACGTCCCCAGTCCAGCGGCCCCATGCGTGAGCTGAAGCTGGCAATTAAAGCGAACAACCCGGACCGTATCCTGGCCGCTTACGAAGCGCTGGACGGAACGAGCGCCCAGAAACCCAACCTCACCGAACAGTCGGCCGTTATTGAGGCGCTCGTCAACCGGGACCGTCTTACCGAAGCGTCCAAGCTGGTGCTGGACCTGCTAGAGCAGAAGCTGTTCCCGATACCGCGCACCTTCAAGTACTTCCTCAACAAGCTCGCCATCAGCGGCGATGTGGCGACCTTCGACCGCATCGGTGCGCTCATCTCGGACGACCTGAAGCGGCAGATCTCGTTCGACAATCGGCTCTGCCACGCGAACGTGTCGAACGGCAACGCCGACCAGTACCTGCGCCAGCTGGAGGAAGCGGTCGGCAGGGTGAAGGACAAGGAGGAAGCGATCGCGGCGGCCAAGCACTTCCCGATCGGTGGCGCTTCGGGCATCCTCGCCAATCACCCGGAGCTGCACGAGCGCTACGAGCAGCTGGCGGAATCGTACGCCAAATGGGGCCTGCTGGCACCGGTGAACGCTCTCTGGATCCATTACTTCATCGACGGTGCGACGGAGAAGGAGAACGGCATCTGGACGCGCCACCTGAGCGACAGCTCGCGCATCATGTTCCAGAAGATCATCCAGCAGGCGCGGGAAGCGAAGGACGAGGTGCTGTGCCGCCGGCTGATCGAGAGGCTGCGCGACTCGAAGGTGTCGGAAAAGGGTAAGGGGCTGATCTACAGCTGCATGCTGGACATTCTGGTGGCGAAGGAGCGACCGGAAGAGGCACTCGCGACGCTGGACGAAGGGCTGAAGGTGACGTGCCTGGAGAACCTGAACCGGACGGCACTGAAGCGACTGCAGGAAAGCTTGGCCGCGAAGGGCAAACCCTTCCCGCACACCATTCCGGCGAAGAGTGGCAAGGCGGCGGCCCGGGACCCGtcctccaccagcagcagcgacagtgacagCGAGAGCAGCAGTGACGAGGAAGCGACCAAAGCGGCGGCCAAGTCTGCCAGCAAACCAAccaccagtagcagcagcagcagcagcagcagtaagaaTCTGTCTTAA
- the LOC133393306 gene encoding very long-chain specific acyl-CoA dehydrogenase, mitochondrial, with the protein MMRIGQLVVRNSQKVKGIEIRRCLSAAPQAKQAEAQQATPSEAEKRPNMSFLTNIFRGQVQPAQVFPYPEALDAEQKEYIASFVDPVTKFFEEVNDPVKNDVNASIDEKTCEALWDLGAFSLMVPPDYGGLGLNNTQYSRMCDIIGGQDLGLGIFIGAHQSIGFKGILLYGDQRQKEKYLPMVSTGKVYAAFALTEPSSGSDAGSIRCRAVKSADGKHYVLNGSKIWISNGGIADIMTVFAQTEVEDPKTGQKKDKVTAFIVERGFGGVSSGPPENKMGIKCSNTAEVYFEDVKIPAENVLGGEGNGFKVAMNILNNGRFGMAATLSGTMRACIQKAAEHATNRVQFGRKIETFGGVQEKLARMAMHHYVTQSMAYMISGNMDTGSLDYHLEAAISKVFASESAWYVCDEAIQILGGMGFMKDCGLERVMRDLRIFRIFEGTNDILRLFVALTGIQYAGSHLKELQRAFKNPATNMGLIFKEGSRRAIRSIGYGGTDLSAFVADPLKVPAKQCSECIDLFGQTVESLLIKYGKKIVDEQFLLNRLADAAIDTYAMAVVLSRATRSVRKDLPSAEHEVLMTKAWCHEASDRVRVNIRKINTDSFVKNYGVMSQISKNICANNGIAHNNPLDIE; encoded by the exons ATGATGCGCATTGGGCAGCTGGTTGTGCGTAACTCGCAGAAGGTTAAGGGCATCGAAATTCGAAG ATGCCTTTCGGCCGCCCCACAGGCCAAACAGGCCGAAGCTCAGCAGGCCACCCCATCGGAGGCGGAAAAGCGCCCCAACATGTCCTTCCTGACCAACATCTTCCGCGGCCAGGTACAGCCGGCCCAGGTGTTCCCCTACCCGGAAGCGCTGGACGCCGAGCAGAAGGAATACATCGCGTCCTTTGTCGATCCGGTGACCAAGTTCTTCGAGGAGGTAAACGATCCGGTCAAGAACGACGTGAACGCCTCAATCGATGAGAAAACGTGTGAGGCACTGTGGGATCTCGGTGCTTTCTCGCTGATGGTGCCGCCCGATTACGGCGGTCTCGGACTGAACAACACACAGTACTCCCGCATGTGCGACATTATCGGTGGACAGGATCTGGGGCTGGGAATCTTTATCGGCGCTCACCAGAGTATTGGCTTCAAG GGCATCTTGCTGTACGGTGATCAGCGCCAGAAGGAAAAGTATCTGCCGATGGTGTCCACCGGCAAGGTTTACGCCGCCTTTGCGCTAACCGAACCAAGCTCCGGCTCGGACGCCGGTTCGATCCGTTGCCGGGCGGTAAAGTCGGCCGACGGCAAGCACTACGTCCTGAACGGATCGAAAATTTGGATCTCGAACGGTGGCATCGCCGACATAATGACGGTTTTCGCTCAGACCGAAGTGGAGGACCCGAAGACGGGTCAGAAGAAGGACAAGGTGACGGCGTTCATCGTGGAGCGTGGCTTCGGCGGTGTTAGCAGCGGTCCGCCCGAGAACAAAATGGGCATCAAGTGCTCGAACACGGCCGAGGTGTACTTCGAGGATGTGAAGATCCCGGCCGAGAACGTGCTCGGTGGCGAAGGGAACGGGTTTAAGGTGGCGATGAACATCCTGAACAACGGTCGGTTCGGTATGGCGGCCACCCTGTCCGGTACGATGCGTGCCTGCATCCAGAAGGCGGCCGAGCACGCCACAAACCGCGTGCAGTTCGGGCGCAAGATTGAAACGTTCGGCGGCGTGCAGGAGAAGCTGGCCCGCATGGCGATGCACCATTACGTGACGCAGTCGATGGCGTACATGATCTCGGGCAACATGGACACGGGCTCGCTGGACTACCATCTGGAGGCGGCCATCTCGAAGGTGTTCGCGTCCGAGTCGGCCTGGTACGTGTGCGACGAGGCGATCCAGATACTGGGCGGCATGGGCTTCATGAAGGACTGCGGGCTGGAGCGCGTGATGCGCGATCTGCGCATTTTCCGCATCTTCGAGGGTACGAACGACATCTTGCGGCTGTTTGTGGCGCTTACGGGCATTCAGTACGCCGGGTCGCATCTGAAGGAGCTGCAGCGGGCGTTCAAGAATCCGGCCACGAACATGGGACTGATCTTTAAGGAAGGTTCGCGCCGGGCGATTCGCAGCATCGGGTACGGCGGTACGGATCTGAGCGCGTTCGTGGCCGATCCGCTGAAGGTGCCGGCCAAGCAGTGCTCGGAGTGTATCGATCTGTTCGGGCAGACGGTGGAATCGTTGCTGATCAAGTACGGCAAGAAGATTGTGGACGAGCAGTTCCTGCTGAACCGGCTGGCCGATGCGGCGATCGATACGTACGCGATGGCGGTGGTGCTTTCCCGTGCCACGCGATCGGTGCGCAAGGATCTGCCCTCGGCGGAGCATGAAGTTTTGATGACCAAGGCGTGGTGCCATGAG GCCAGCGATCGTGTGCGGGTGAACATTCGCAAGATTAACACCGACTCGTTTGTGAAAAATTACGGCGTCATGTCGCAGATCTCGAAGAACATCTGTGCAAACAATGGTATCGCGCACAACAACCCGCTGGACATTGAGTAA